Proteins encoded by one window of Bryobacteraceae bacterium:
- a CDS encoding PaaI family thioesterase produces the protein MAFEDFLRVRVTRRGARGVTCRCDLRDDLRNGQGVLHGGVAASIADEAAWHCLLHKYGERACTTSDLKINYLRPLDGASIVARAIVLRAGRTFCVSRVDLIDSQRRLCAVAIVSYMLLDAKPASAKPG, from the coding sequence ATGGCCTTCGAGGACTTCCTTCGCGTCCGCGTGACCCGCCGCGGCGCGCGCGGCGTCACTTGCCGCTGCGACCTCCGCGATGACCTCCGCAACGGCCAGGGCGTGCTCCACGGCGGCGTGGCTGCGTCCATCGCCGACGAGGCGGCCTGGCATTGCCTGCTGCACAAGTACGGCGAACGCGCCTGCACAACGTCCGATCTGAAGATTAACTATCTGCGCCCGCTCGACGGCGCGTCGATCGTCGCGCGCGCGATCGTTCTCCGCGCCGGCCGGACGTTCTGCGTGTCGCGCGTGGATCTGATCGACTCGCAGCGCCGCCTCTGCGCCGTCGCCATCGTCAGCTACATGCTGCTCGACGCAAAGCCCGCCTCCGCGAAGCCCGGATGA
- a CDS encoding sodium-translocating pyrophosphatase, with protein sequence MIHTLSAVRAAVRPCLRLLSPALLLMLTAMSAFAQAHHGGEANLKLPDLDLATFFGGTGGRALLMVGLLVSALGLAFGLSIYKQLQGMPVHSSMRDISELIYETCKTYLETQGKFLLILELFIGSIIVVYFGVLLHFELFRVAIILIFSLIGIAGSYAVAWFGIRVNTFANSRTAFASLTGKAFPCYAIPLKAGMSIGMLLISVELFLMLCILLFVPGDYAGPCFIGFAIGESLGAAALRVAGGIFTKIADIGSDLMKIVFKIKEDDARNPGVIADCTGDNAGDSVGPSADGFETYGVTGVALITFILLAVKEPVTQVQLLVWIFVMRIMMVIASGVSYFINEAMAKSAYSDAEKFNYEAPLTRLVWITSLVSVALTYLVSYMLIPELGDGTLWWKLSTVITCGTLAGAIIPEAVKIFTSTESAHVKEVVTSSKEGGPSLNILSGLVAGNFSAYWLGIAILALMTIAFQVSTMGLGSLMVAPAVFAFGLVAFGFLGMGPVTIAVDSYGPVTDNAQSVYELSVIETIPGIEADIKKNFGFDPKFEKAKENLEENDGAGNTFKATAKPVLIGTAVVGATTMIFSIIVGLTNGLTENLQMLSILHPPFLLGLITGGAVIYWFTGASTQAVTTGAYRAVEFIKANIKLDDSVTKASVSDSKKVVEICTQYAQKGMFNIFLTVFFSTLAFAFFEPFFFIGYLIAIALFGLYQAIFMANAGGAWDNAKKIVETELKAKGTPLHDATVVGDTVGDPFKDTSSVAMNPIIKFTTLFGLLAVELAVSLTEEQGAGLSTALGALFLAVSMFFVYRSFYGMRIEGGDSK encoded by the coding sequence ATGATCCACACTCTTAGCGCCGTCAGGGCGGCGGTCAGGCCGTGTCTCCGCCTGCTCTCGCCCGCGCTGCTGCTGATGCTCACTGCGATGTCGGCATTTGCGCAAGCTCATCACGGCGGAGAAGCCAATCTCAAACTGCCGGACCTCGACCTTGCGACATTCTTCGGCGGCACTGGCGGACGCGCACTGTTGATGGTCGGGCTCCTGGTCTCGGCGCTCGGCCTCGCTTTCGGCCTCAGCATCTATAAACAGCTCCAGGGAATGCCGGTGCATTCCTCGATGCGCGATATCTCCGAGCTGATCTACGAAACCTGCAAAACCTACCTCGAAACGCAGGGCAAGTTCCTGCTGATCCTCGAACTGTTCATCGGCTCCATCATCGTCGTCTACTTCGGCGTCCTGCTCCACTTCGAACTTTTCCGCGTGGCCATCATCCTGATCTTCAGCCTCATCGGCATCGCCGGCTCCTACGCCGTCGCCTGGTTCGGCATCCGCGTGAACACCTTCGCCAACTCGCGCACCGCCTTCGCCAGCCTCACCGGGAAAGCCTTCCCCTGCTATGCCATCCCGCTCAAGGCCGGCATGAGCATCGGCATGCTGCTCATCTCGGTGGAACTGTTCCTGATGCTCTGCATACTCCTGTTCGTCCCCGGCGATTACGCAGGCCCGTGCTTCATCGGCTTCGCCATTGGCGAGTCGCTCGGTGCGGCGGCCCTGCGCGTGGCCGGCGGCATCTTCACCAAGATCGCTGACATCGGCAGCGATCTCATGAAGATCGTCTTCAAGATCAAGGAAGACGACGCCCGCAACCCCGGCGTGATCGCCGATTGCACCGGCGACAACGCGGGCGACTCGGTGGGCCCCTCCGCCGACGGCTTCGAAACCTACGGCGTTACCGGCGTCGCGCTCATCACCTTCATCCTGCTCGCCGTGAAAGAGCCCGTCACGCAGGTCCAACTGCTCGTGTGGATCTTCGTGATGCGCATCATGATGGTGATCGCCAGCGGCGTCTCGTACTTCATCAACGAAGCGATGGCGAAATCGGCTTACAGCGACGCGGAGAAGTTCAACTACGAAGCGCCCCTCACCCGCCTCGTCTGGATCACTTCGCTCGTCTCGGTGGCCCTCACCTACCTCGTCTCCTACATGCTGATCCCCGAACTCGGCGACGGCACGCTCTGGTGGAAGCTCTCCACGGTGATCACGTGCGGCACGCTGGCCGGCGCGATCATTCCGGAAGCCGTGAAGATATTCACGTCCACGGAGTCCGCGCACGTCAAGGAAGTGGTTACGTCGTCGAAGGAAGGCGGCCCCTCGCTCAACATCCTCTCCGGTCTCGTGGCCGGCAACTTCAGCGCCTACTGGCTCGGCATTGCGATTCTCGCGCTGATGACGATCGCGTTCCAGGTGTCCACCATGGGCCTCGGCTCGCTGATGGTGGCCCCGGCCGTGTTCGCATTCGGGCTCGTCGCCTTCGGCTTCCTCGGCATGGGCCCGGTGACGATCGCCGTCGACTCCTACGGGCCGGTCACCGACAACGCGCAGTCGGTCTACGAGCTGAGCGTCATTGAAACGATCCCCGGCATCGAGGCCGATATCAAGAAGAACTTCGGCTTCGATCCGAAGTTCGAAAAGGCTAAGGAAAACCTGGAAGAGAACGACGGCGCGGGCAACACGTTCAAGGCCACCGCGAAACCGGTGCTGATCGGCACCGCGGTTGTCGGCGCCACCACGATGATCTTTTCCATCATCGTCGGACTTACCAACGGACTCACCGAGAATTTGCAGATGCTCTCGATTCTCCACCCGCCGTTCCTGCTTGGCCTCATCACCGGCGGCGCGGTGATCTACTGGTTTACCGGCGCATCCACGCAGGCGGTGACCACCGGCGCATACCGGGCGGTCGAGTTCATCAAGGCGAACATCAAACTCGACGATAGCGTGACCAAAGCTTCGGTTTCGGACTCGAAGAAAGTGGTCGAAATCTGCACCCAATACGCGCAGAAGGGCATGTTCAACATCTTCCTTACGGTGTTCTTCTCCACGCTCGCCTTCGCGTTCTTTGAGCCGTTCTTCTTTATCGGCTACCTGATCGCCATCGCGCTGTTCGGTCTGTACCAGGCCATCTTCATGGCCAACGCCGGCGGCGCCTGGGACAACGCCAAGAAGATCGTCGAGACGGAACTGAAGGCCAAGGGCACCCCGCTGCACGACGCCACCGTGGTCGGCGATACCGTCGGCGATCCGTTCAAGGACACCAGCTCTGTCGCCATGAACCCGATCATCAAGTTCACGACGCTGTTCGGGCTGCTGGCCGTCGAACTCGCCGTGTCGCTGACCGAGGAGCAGGGCGCCGGGCTCAGCACGGCGCTCGGAGCGTTGTTCCTCGCGGTATCGATGTTCTTCGTCTACCGCTCCTTCTATGGGATGCGGATCGAGGGCGGCGACAGCAAGTAA
- a CDS encoding PQQ-binding-like beta-propeller repeat protein, whose amino-acid sequence MTRRELFAFAPIALAQAAAPPLPHWRQWGGPNRNFQLPGSAPIKSKWSAAGPKLLWRRRLGEGYSSPSVDSSVLYCMYQKAGREITIAANAGTGETIWEQSAATSFRSAYPEMGQGPYATPLIADDRIVTAGVTGLIECRARKDGALLWKHDLWRDHGGSRLDYGYSSSPIAFRNLVIVPCGGKGKSLIAFKLSDGSVDWAANDFPNAYSSPVLIRLDGLEQLVMLLDGALIAVNPHNGDLQWRVPFKASYGIAVATPLWLPGDLLFISAEYDAGAKMIRLRRNGLKTTATEVWSANRLRLHHGNAIHIDGMLYFSSGGKGSVAVLTAVDAATGKIHWQSRALSKATFLQAGDKVLALEQDGVLHLCRLSPGGFESISKAVVLSNNAWTPAALAGTKLYLRDRRELAAVELG is encoded by the coding sequence ATGACGCGCCGCGAACTTTTTGCGTTCGCCCCGATCGCGCTTGCACAGGCCGCCGCGCCGCCACTTCCGCACTGGCGCCAATGGGGCGGCCCGAATCGCAACTTTCAACTCCCCGGCTCGGCGCCCATCAAATCCAAATGGTCCGCCGCCGGACCCAAGCTTCTCTGGCGGCGCCGGCTGGGAGAAGGCTACAGTTCCCCGTCCGTCGATAGCAGCGTCCTTTACTGCATGTATCAGAAGGCCGGCCGCGAGATCACGATCGCCGCCAACGCCGGCACGGGCGAGACGATCTGGGAACAATCGGCGGCAACGAGCTTTCGCAGCGCGTATCCGGAGATGGGCCAGGGCCCCTACGCGACGCCGCTCATCGCCGATGACCGCATCGTCACGGCCGGCGTCACCGGACTCATCGAGTGCCGCGCCCGCAAGGACGGGGCGTTGCTTTGGAAACACGACCTCTGGCGCGATCATGGCGGCTCCCGGCTCGACTACGGTTATTCCTCGAGCCCGATCGCTTTTCGGAACCTCGTAATCGTTCCCTGCGGCGGCAAGGGCAAATCGCTGATCGCGTTCAAGCTGTCTGACGGGTCGGTCGACTGGGCAGCCAACGATTTTCCCAATGCCTATTCGTCGCCGGTCCTCATCCGTCTCGACGGGCTGGAACAGCTTGTCATGCTGCTGGACGGCGCGCTCATCGCAGTCAACCCGCACAACGGCGATCTGCAGTGGCGCGTGCCATTCAAAGCCAGCTACGGGATCGCCGTCGCCACGCCGCTGTGGCTTCCGGGCGATCTCCTGTTCATCTCCGCCGAGTACGACGCCGGCGCCAAGATGATCCGCCTGCGGCGCAACGGCCTGAAGACGACGGCCACTGAAGTGTGGTCCGCCAACCGGCTGCGGCTGCACCATGGGAACGCGATCCACATTGATGGAATGCTGTATTTCTCGAGCGGCGGCAAGGGTTCGGTGGCCGTGCTCACCGCGGTGGACGCGGCCACCGGCAAGATCCACTGGCAAAGCCGGGCGCTTTCCAAGGCGACGTTCCTGCAGGCGGGCGACAAGGTGCTCGCCCTCGAGCAGGACGGCGTGCTGCATCTTTGCAGACTGTCGCCCGGGGGCTTCGAATCGATATCGAAAGCCGTCGTCCTCAGCAACAACGCCTGGACGCCGGCGGCGCTCGCCGGGACGAAGCTCTATCTGCGGGATCGCCGGGAGCTTGCCGCCGTGGAACTCGGCTGA
- a CDS encoding translocation/assembly module TamB domain-containing protein, whose protein sequence is MPAPVATIPPLLLILISKVKALAALAVAVLLLLAAILLQAPPVRRYALEKAREQLRQQFDADLQLENLDLHLVGLYASAGPVTIRRASDPKAPPFFTARRASINVDVSAGLSLSIQSGAVDAPAIKVVIDEQGRSNLPEPPPATPAKDTGLPVVPIAGFQVRGGTFHFEDRRSATLVSLRGLDLDAKTRPDPFAYGFELKAGQPGEVASGTRKVAVEQLALAGWAARDGSITINRARLAGGGVSLGATGAVSGSEPPALHFTGDAVLPASLLEPTASGTVSAAWKLDGPSGDLRAEAEVHGAGLTARGYPPADLEAGVAWSEKQDRMEVPNFAIRSEAGNASGDASLALTAGESRLSARLNADLARAATAAGSATIPAASAAATLSAVWPALDFDKANGRVEATLTPAAQAPRNAIPLGGRIAARLTPAELIADLEGITAYATSTSGQIRVARPSGRIAGDLVTEAANVGDVRDAASPGSEQRLSGSALLNTALSGTLEAPIVKAALDAPSIAAGTLEGIAFHARAEYANRRATVIPVTVAWNGQRITGAAEIDTRPATPVITAGRVDGDRIALASILGGLGAKIPSQGTLALHAKVQGPWNRLRGGIDLTGAGLRARSNELGSLAAHATLDGPRVELTAFTLAQAEGGKLDAAGSLDLDSRLYKADANAVGFRTEWGEVKLSATGDGSLDDPAANGEIEVANAVYEERTLGDLRGTVRISGESATLNLAAPKFNIVAKANAAVEAPYDSSITIEAARTDLAALELRAGDGPVTGSLTGAIEAFGPLQNPRAMKGRARLSDLHAVAMGADIRNDGAIDVAYDRERITANALALRSVSSRISASGSFPLKSDGGSVAVKGEVDLAEWAPLIPAAHGYQASGKLIVDGEVRGSLERVDPSLDARLADGFFDSEKWNVAITQAGLEARFSGGVLHVARAEAAFGPASFRAEGDVPLAALPVDLPEWLPGKGSGPARFDASIEGLQLRAFRVLPEEVDSNIDLKFTGETPDVSKIEALRATLDVNPRDLAYGKFPLQSDAPLRAEVAGGKASIAPFVITGPKTRLEGRGSATLTGDITLSIGVDGATDAELVSLFTGSVRADGDLKLRASIAGTPQSPRVNGFFELTGGAARLVKSTPETPDVAASGLDARINFEGTRLAIERLAGQLNGGTVSGSGGFAFADSAISGSDLALSVKDVYLDSPAGLRTRSNADLRLLTPSPGRTMVIAGAVKIQEGSYTDDINIDQQVLDFLRAGRAGVELLEERSPFLEDLQFAVDIETEEPLILENNIGEMQLNADLRLGGTYYRPAVTGRLTAEEGGSLRLQGRTFDVERAGVTFVNETRIEPAIDVLARTEVKGKYEDYEVELLVTGGGARKLETKLTSEPALPEPDILALLTTGKTLEELQTGDVSAVARDQALSLVAGVASDRLSQGLERATGLSTVRIEPNLISTESTPGARLTVGQNITRELELIYSMNLAQSNDQIWIADYAVTRRFNTRAIKQADSSYRGEFRHDMRFGGVPEAPRKPDRDSRKVGQIRFDGSPGFPEKELLDQIKLRPGKKYDFFQVRKDLDRLREFYAGRGLLEARLQVRREEDQGAVSLVYAIQAGPRVEMAFENADVPRSVRNEVRQEWTDGLFDIQRTEDSAAVLRRWLAGKRHLAPVVTPLVREPEPGRKQVVFDVNPGPRFDTVALRFPGAATQSEAELVRQVEQAGLTGAARTNPAKVTAFVRDYYLRRGYLDVRVGNASPSLNEATRAAEIRFAVEEGERYRVESVAIDGNEALTSEQLLEGLPIEAGGIYSAEAREAATQKIEQQYWKLGYNDLDLRYQVTRGNGSGLAAVKFSIVENQRSVITSVKVEGADHTSESFVKKQIVLEQGLPVDFDLLGRSRRNLYDTGAYSLIEVEQQPAATTPTERDVAVTVRVRERRPFQIQYGAFYDTDRGPGVIADFTNRNSLGNARVVGIRTRYDGQIREIRGYFSQPYLQNLPVKTNFTGFVRQEIREGFTTERRGAEFIQELRFKHRFLLNYGFRFENTRVYERDPEDPDFAFDSTVRIAPINLTASRDTRDDLLDATRGSFLSQSFELAPLQIRDSLRYWRWFGQYFHYRALTAPAPVPLREGVKRPRVIYAGGVRAGVGRGIGGQDLIISERFFAGGGGSMRGFAQDTLGPVDFFGDPEGGEAVFITNQEVRFPMFSIFDGVGFVDIGNVYRRAADFSLGDLRKSAGVGLRVRTPYFLLRLDWGFKLDPKPGEERSKFFFSIGQAF, encoded by the coding sequence ATGCCGGCGCCAGTTGCGACAATACCGCCGCTTCTACTGATCCTCATTTCGAAGGTCAAGGCGCTGGCTGCGCTTGCGGTGGCGGTGTTGCTGCTCCTCGCGGCGATCCTGCTGCAGGCCCCTCCGGTTCGGCGCTATGCGCTCGAAAAGGCGCGGGAACAATTGCGCCAGCAGTTCGACGCGGATCTTCAGCTCGAGAACCTCGATCTGCATCTGGTCGGCCTCTACGCCTCCGCCGGTCCGGTCACCATCCGCCGCGCCAGCGATCCCAAGGCGCCGCCGTTCTTCACCGCCCGCCGCGCATCCATCAACGTCGACGTCTCGGCCGGGCTTTCGCTCTCGATCCAGTCCGGCGCTGTCGACGCACCTGCGATCAAAGTCGTCATTGACGAGCAAGGGCGCTCGAATCTGCCGGAGCCCCCTCCGGCGACACCCGCTAAAGATACCGGACTGCCTGTTGTGCCGATCGCGGGCTTCCAGGTGCGCGGCGGCACGTTCCATTTCGAAGACCGCCGCAGCGCCACCCTCGTGTCTCTGCGCGGGCTGGACCTCGACGCAAAGACACGGCCGGACCCGTTCGCCTACGGGTTCGAGTTGAAAGCGGGGCAGCCGGGTGAGGTCGCATCCGGTACGCGCAAGGTCGCGGTGGAGCAGTTGGCGCTGGCGGGCTGGGCCGCGCGCGACGGTTCCATTACCATTAACCGCGCGCGCCTCGCTGGCGGGGGCGTATCTCTGGGCGCGACGGGCGCCGTTTCCGGATCGGAACCGCCGGCGCTGCATTTCACCGGCGACGCTGTCCTGCCCGCGTCGCTCCTGGAGCCGACGGCATCCGGCACTGTGTCCGCCGCGTGGAAGCTCGACGGGCCAAGCGGGGACCTGCGCGCTGAGGCGGAGGTTCATGGCGCCGGCCTCACCGCGCGCGGTTACCCGCCGGCGGATTTGGAAGCCGGCGTTGCATGGTCGGAGAAGCAGGACCGTATGGAGGTGCCCAACTTCGCGATCCGCTCCGAGGCGGGCAACGCTTCCGGCGACGCATCGTTGGCGCTCACCGCAGGCGAGAGCCGGCTCAGCGCGCGTCTGAACGCGGATCTCGCGCGAGCCGCCACCGCTGCCGGATCCGCGACCATCCCCGCCGCATCCGCCGCGGCCACTCTCTCGGCGGTTTGGCCGGCGCTCGATTTCGACAAGGCGAACGGGCGCGTCGAGGCGACCCTTACTCCGGCGGCTCAGGCGCCCAGAAACGCGATCCCGCTCGGCGGACGCATTGCCGCGCGGCTCACTCCCGCCGAGCTGATCGCTGACCTCGAGGGCATCACCGCCTACGCGACGAGCACCAGCGGACAGATCCGCGTGGCGCGTCCCTCCGGCCGTATCGCGGGCGACCTCGTCACCGAAGCCGCCAACGTGGGCGACGTCCGCGATGCCGCATCGCCCGGTTCGGAGCAGCGCCTCTCGGGCTCAGCCCTTCTGAACACGGCGCTGTCGGGAACGCTCGAAGCACCCATCGTAAAGGCCGCGCTCGACGCGCCATCGATCGCGGCGGGCACGCTCGAAGGCATCGCGTTTCACGCGCGCGCCGAGTACGCCAATCGCCGCGCAACGGTCATTCCGGTGACGGTCGCCTGGAACGGCCAAAGAATCACCGGGGCCGCTGAAATCGATACGCGCCCCGCCACTCCGGTAATCACCGCCGGCCGCGTCGATGGCGACCGCATCGCCCTGGCGTCGATCCTGGGCGGCCTCGGCGCTAAGATCCCGTCGCAGGGCACGCTCGCGCTGCATGCCAAGGTGCAGGGTCCGTGGAACCGGCTGCGCGGCGGCATCGATCTCACCGGCGCCGGTCTCCGCGCGCGGAGCAACGAACTGGGAAGCCTCGCCGCCCACGCTACCCTCGATGGTCCACGGGTTGAGCTCACAGCCTTCACGCTCGCGCAGGCCGAAGGTGGCAAGCTCGACGCGGCCGGTTCCCTCGATCTCGACTCGCGTCTCTACAAAGCCGACGCCAACGCCGTCGGCTTCCGCACCGAATGGGGCGAAGTGAAGTTGAGCGCAACCGGCGACGGCTCGCTCGACGATCCCGCGGCGAACGGCGAAATCGAGGTGGCCAACGCTGTCTACGAGGAGCGGACGCTCGGCGACCTTCGCGGCACTGTCCGGATCAGCGGCGAATCGGCGACGCTCAATCTCGCCGCGCCGAAGTTCAACATCGTCGCCAAGGCGAACGCCGCCGTCGAAGCGCCGTACGATTCCTCGATCACCATCGAAGCCGCGCGGACCGATCTCGCCGCGCTCGAACTGCGCGCCGGCGACGGTCCCGTTACCGGATCGCTCACCGGCGCCATTGAGGCCTTTGGCCCGCTGCAGAATCCCCGCGCCATGAAGGGCCGCGCCCGGCTTTCCGACCTCCACGCGGTGGCGATGGGAGCCGACATCCGCAACGACGGCGCCATCGACGTCGCCTACGATCGCGAACGGATCACCGCCAACGCCCTCGCCCTGCGGTCGGTGTCCTCGCGAATCTCCGCGTCCGGTTCGTTCCCGCTGAAGAGCGACGGCGGCAGCGTGGCGGTGAAGGGCGAAGTCGACCTCGCCGAGTGGGCGCCGCTCATCCCCGCCGCGCATGGTTACCAGGCCTCCGGCAAGCTGATCGTGGACGGCGAGGTGCGCGGCTCTTTGGAGCGCGTGGATCCGTCGCTCGACGCCCGCCTCGCGGACGGCTTCTTCGATTCCGAAAAATGGAACGTCGCAATCACGCAAGCCGGCCTCGAAGCCCGCTTCTCCGGCGGTGTCCTTCACGTGGCCCGCGCCGAAGCGGCGTTCGGGCCGGCGAGTTTCCGGGCGGAAGGGGACGTTCCGCTCGCCGCGCTTCCGGTGGACCTGCCCGAGTGGCTGCCCGGCAAAGGCAGCGGACCGGCCCGGTTCGACGCGTCGATCGAAGGGCTCCAGCTCCGCGCGTTCCGCGTCCTCCCCGAGGAAGTCGACTCCAACATCGATCTCAAGTTCACCGGCGAGACTCCGGACGTCTCGAAGATCGAAGCCCTCCGCGCCACGCTCGACGTCAATCCGCGCGACCTCGCCTACGGCAAGTTCCCCCTGCAGTCGGATGCCCCGCTGCGGGCCGAGGTGGCGGGCGGCAAGGCGTCGATCGCGCCGTTCGTCATCACCGGCCCGAAGACGCGGCTGGAAGGGCGCGGATCGGCAACGCTCACCGGCGACATCACGCTCTCGATCGGAGTGGATGGCGCCACCGACGCCGAACTGGTGAGCCTGTTCACCGGCAGCGTCCGCGCCGACGGCGACCTGAAACTCCGCGCCTCGATCGCCGGAACGCCGCAGTCGCCGCGGGTGAACGGCTTCTTCGAACTCACCGGCGGCGCGGCCCGCCTCGTGAAGTCGACGCCGGAAACGCCTGACGTCGCCGCCTCCGGGCTCGACGCGCGGATCAACTTCGAAGGCACGCGGCTGGCGATCGAGCGTCTCGCGGGCCAGTTGAACGGCGGCACGGTCAGCGGCTCCGGCGGCTTTGCGTTCGCCGATAGCGCGATCTCGGGTTCGGACCTCGCTCTGTCGGTAAAGGATGTTTACCTCGATTCCCCGGCCGGCCTCCGCACGCGCTCCAATGCCGATCTTCGCCTGCTCACGCCCAGCCCGGGACGCACCATGGTGATCGCCGGCGCCGTGAAGATCCAGGAGGGCTCCTACACCGACGACATCAATATCGATCAACAGGTGCTCGATTTCCTGCGCGCCGGCCGGGCCGGCGTGGAACTGCTCGAAGAGCGCAGCCCGTTTCTCGAAGACCTTCAGTTCGCCGTCGACATCGAAACCGAAGAGCCGCTGATCCTCGAGAACAACATAGGCGAGATGCAGCTCAACGCGGACCTGCGTCTGGGCGGCACATACTATCGTCCGGCCGTGACCGGGCGCCTGACCGCGGAAGAGGGCGGCAGCCTTCGGCTCCAGGGGCGCACCTTCGACGTGGAGCGCGCAGGCGTGACGTTCGTGAACGAAACGCGCATCGAGCCAGCCATCGACGTTCTGGCGCGAACCGAAGTGAAGGGCAAGTACGAGGACTACGAAGTGGAGCTGCTCGTCACCGGCGGCGGCGCGCGCAAGCTCGAAACCAAGCTGACTTCGGAACCGGCGCTGCCGGAGCCCGATATCCTCGCGCTGCTCACCACGGGCAAGACGCTCGAGGAGCTGCAGACCGGCGACGTCTCCGCCGTGGCCCGCGACCAGGCGTTATCGCTCGTGGCCGGCGTCGCGTCAGACCGGCTTTCGCAGGGCCTCGAACGCGCCACCGGACTCAGCACCGTGCGCATCGAGCCGAACCTGATCTCCACCGAGTCGACACCCGGCGCGCGTCTCACCGTGGGCCAGAACATCACGCGCGAACTCGAGCTGATCTACTCGATGAACCTCGCGCAGTCCAACGACCAGATCTGGATCGCCGACTACGCCGTCACCCGCCGCTTCAACACCCGCGCCATCAAGCAGGCCGACAGCTCCTACCGCGGCGAGTTCCGCCACGATATGCGTTTCGGCGGCGTCCCCGAAGCTCCACGGAAACCCGACCGCGACAGCCGCAAAGTCGGCCAGATCCGTTTCGATGGTTCGCCGGGCTTCCCCGAAAAGGAACTGCTCGACCAGATCAAGCTCCGGCCCGGCAAGAAATACGACTTCTTCCAGGTGCGCAAGGATTTGGACCGTTTGCGCGAGTTCTACGCCGGGCGCGGATTGCTCGAAGCCCGTCTCCAGGTTCGCCGGGAGGAAGACCAGGGCGCTGTTTCGCTCGTCTACGCGATCCAGGCCGGGCCGCGCGTGGAGATGGCGTTCGAGAACGCCGACGTTCCGCGCTCGGTGCGCAACGAGGTGCGGCAGGAGTGGACCGACGGACTGTTCGACATCCAGCGCACCGAAGACAGCGCGGCGGTGCTCCGCCGTTGGCTCGCCGGAAAGCGTCATCTCGCGCCCGTGGTGACACCGCTCGTTCGCGAACCGGAGCCCGGCCGCAAACAGGTGGTGTTCGATGTCAATCCCGGTCCGCGGTTCGATACCGTCGCGCTCCGGTTTCCCGGCGCGGCCACGCAAAGCGAGGCCGAGCTGGTCCGTCAAGTGGAACAAGCCGGGCTCACCGGGGCGGCGCGCACGAACCCCGCCAAAGTCACCGCGTTCGTGCGCGACTACTACCTGCGCCGCGGATATCTGGATGTCCGCGTGGGCAATGCATCTCCGTCGCTCAACGAAGCGACCAGAGCCGCCGAGATCCGCTTCGCCGTGGAGGAAGGGGAGCGCTACCGCGTGGAATCGGTGGCGATCGACGGCAACGAGGCGCTCACCAGCGAACAGTTGCTCGAAGGTTTGCCCATTGAGGCGGGCGGCATTTACTCGGCCGAGGCGCGCGAAGCGGCCACGCAGAAGATCGAGCAGCAGTACTGGAAGCTCGGCTACAACGATCTGGATCTGCGGTATCAGGTTACGCGCGGGAACGGCTCCGGGCTCGCCGCGGTGAAGTTCAGTATCGTGGAGAACCAGCGTAGCGTCATTACGTCGGTGAAGGTGGAAGGGGCCGATCACACGAGCGAGTCCTTCGTGAAGAAACAGATCGTGCTCGAGCAGGGGCTTCCGGTGGACTTCGACCTGCTCGGCCGGTCCCGCCGCAACCTCTACGACACCGGCGCCTATTCGCTGATCGAGGTGGAGCAGCAGCCGGCGGCCACCACGCCCACCGAGCGCGACGTGGCCGTCACCGTGCGGGTGCGCGAGAGGCGGCCGTTCCAGATTCAGTACGGCGCCTTCTACGACACCGACCGCGGGCCCGGCGTAATCGCCGACTTCACCAATCGCAATTCGCTCGGCAACGCCCGCGTCGTCGGCATCCGGACGCGGTACGACGGCCAGATCCGCGAGATCCGCGGATACTTCTCGCAACCGTATCTGCAGAACCTCCCGGTGAAGACCAACTTCACCGGGTTCGTGCGGCAGGAAATCCGCGAGGGGTTCACCACGGAGCGCCGCGGCGCGGAGTTCATCCAGGAACTCCGCTTCAAGCACCGCTTCCTGCTGAACTACGGCTTCCGCTTCGAGAACACGCGCGTCTACGAGCGCGACCCGGAGGATCCGGACTTCGCGTTCGATTCGACGGTGCGCATCGCGCCGATCAACCTCACCGCCAGCCGCGACACCCGCGACGATCTGCTCGACGCCACGCGCGGCTCTTTCCTTTCCCAGTCGTTCGAACTCGCTCCGCTGCAGATCCGCGATTCGCTCCGCTACTGGCGCTGGTTTGGACAATACTTCCACTACCGCGCGCTCACGGCCCCGGCGCCCGTGCCGCTGCGGGAAGGCGTGAAGCGGCCGCGTGTGATCTACGCCGGCGGCGTGCGCGCGGGCGTGGGTCGCGGCATCGGCGGGCAGGATCTCATCATCAGCGAGCGCTTCTTCGCCGGCGGCGGCGGCAGCATGCGCGGGTTCGCGCAGGACACGCTCGGTCCGGTGGATTTCTTCGGCGATCCCGAAGGCGGCGAAGCGGTGTTCATCACAAACCAGGAAGTCCGGTTCCCGATGTTCTCCATCTTCGACGGCGTCGGCTTCGTCGATATCGGCAACGTCTACCGCCGCGCGGCGGACTTCTCGCTCGGCGACCTGCGGAAGTCGGCGGGCGTGGGTCTGCGCGTGCGCACTCCTTACTTCCTGCTTCGGCTGGACTGGGGCTTCAAGCTCGACCCCAAGCCGGGCGAAGAGCGTTCGAAGTTCTTCTTCAGCATCGGCCAGGCGTTCTGA